From Spirochaetota bacterium:
CGTCGCTCATGGCCCGGTCGAGCGGGATGTCGGGCGGCCTGGTGCTGAAGGTCTGCCCCAGCTCGAAGTCGGTTTTTCCATCGAGGTTGAGGATGCGCAGCACCGCAAGGCGTGCGTCGTAGACGGCCTTGCCGGTGAGGTCGAAATAGTTCTTGCTCTGCAGGACCTTGCCGTTCCAGTCCAAAAGCTCTTCCCGTTCGGCGAGCCCCAGGGCGAGTTTGCGGCCCATGAGGTTACGGATATTGGTGGTGCTTTCCAGGTTGATGCGCGTGGTGCCAAGTGTCTCCTCGGCTACGGCCACGTTCCAGTAGCCGACGAGCGCCTGGACCAGCAGGTTCGAGAGGTACAGCTTTACCGCGCGCCGCCTCATCTCGGCGGCATTGGCGATCATGCGCTCGTTCAACCTGTCGTTCTGCCCGAAGCTGTTCTTGAGTATCTCCTGGCTTAGCTTTACCATCACCGCGGACTGGTAGCCCTCTCCCCCCATGTTGATTGTTCCGATCGGCGCCGGCATTGTGATGCCCGCGCCCTTAATATTCTGATACAGCCCGGAAAGGTTTACCTGCAGGGTTGTTCCCGTATTGAAACGCCTCGAAAGCCCAACCTCGTAGTTTTTCTGCGTGGTCTCCGTCCCCTGGAACGTCGACATCGGGTTCTCGGGCGGGGTTTCGACGACGGCATAGCCGCCCTTGCCGTATGCGTACGTGTCGTAGAGCGCCTGGTATTTTCGAAGATCGGTATCGGAGGCGCGGTACTCCAGGAAGGCCTTCTTTATGTCGAGGTTCTGCATTAACAGATACTGTAAAACCCTGTCGAGTGTCAGCTTGAGCTTTTCGTCTTTTTTAATCTGCCCTGCCAGGCCCTCCCCTTCACGCAGGGATATTTTTTCCGCCGGCGATTCGGCCTCTTGACCGTAAAGTGGCGAAACAACGAGCAGTGCGAACATAACAAAACCCAATACATACATCGAACGCATCGAATCCTCCGCATGGGAAAGCTCGCTGGGGCCTTCCCTCTTCCTCAGGCTGGTCAACCACCGCGCCGGTCGGCGCGCAAATGGTCGCGATGAACTCAGAATATGTTCACAGCCGCCCGCACCTGTCAATTGCAAAAGGCGGCGTGCGAAGAGAAAGAATGTTTGCGCTCGATTTAACAAGGGATCACCGGTCAAACGACCGGGGGCCGTTCGGCCTACTGGCCGAACTGTGAAAGATAATGGATGATGGAGCCGATGTTCTTGGTCATTGACGCCGCGCCGAGCCGAATGGCCTCGCGCGGCATTCCGAAGACAACCGACGAGGCCTCGTCCTGAGCGATCGTCTCGGCGCCCGCCTCCTTCATCTCGAGGAGCCCGGCCGCGCCATCGGCGCCCATTCCGGTGAGGATGACCCCCAGCGCGCTCGGTCCGGTGATCTGCGCCACCGAGCGGAAGATGACGTCGACCGAGGGACGGTGCCTGTTTACGGGAGGGCCGTCGTTTATTTCCACATAGTAGCCCGAACCGTCATGCCGCAGCAGCATGTGCCGGTCTCCCGGCGCGACGAGGGCCATGCCGCGGTACAGACGTTCGCCGTGCTCCGCCTCCTTGACATAGAGCTTCGACATGCCGTTGACCCGGTCGGCGAAGGCCTTTGTGAACTTTTCGGGCATGTGCTGT
This genomic window contains:
- a CDS encoding TolC family protein, producing MRSMYVLGFVMFALLVVSPLYGQEAESPAEKISLREGEGLAGQIKKDEKLKLTLDRVLQYLLMQNLDIKKAFLEYRASDTDLRKYQALYDTYAYGKGGYAVVETPPENPMSTFQGTETTQKNYEVGLSRRFNTGTTLQVNLSGLYQNIKGAGITMPAPIGTINMGGEGYQSAVMVKLSQEILKNSFGQNDRLNERMIANAAEMRRRAVKLYLSNLLVQALVGYWNVAVAEETLGTTRINLESTTNIRNLMGRKLALGLAEREELLDWNGKVLQSKNYFDLTGKAVYDARLAVLRILNLDGKTDFELGQTFSTRPPDIPLDRAMSDALLKRVDLANQRTMVQNAELEYRAAAHNELPSLKLILGAGTVDYNRDSYGKTFNDVNRQYSAGFEVAYPLGNSEADSRMRNARVSYQKAALDLEKLEKEVRDEVDSAVRQCAVLYQVYVQTKEAREYQMNYYNGVLRKFGQGRYSAIQLKLALDGYIQARQAELKSLVDYNVSLLQRDLARNVIFENYGIDLDSVLGRMKNR